From the Octadecabacter arcticus 238 genome, the window GTCGGCGAATATGTTGGTTGATGCTACCCTTCTTGCCGGTTGCAGGGTCTATAGCGCTCCTGCGGGCATCCCGACTGCACTGAACAATAACCTTCGCACCGTCTTCAGCCAGCTCAATTTCATTTACACGTTGCCCCTTCAGGCGTAAAATATGTTGCGAGATGTCGATGGTCATATACCTGCCCTATGTAAAGTTGTCAGAAACCTAACATATCAACAGGTTACTTGATGGTCAGCATCTTTTCTTACTCAACAAAGCGGAGAAGAGCCAGACGCTGCATGAAATCGGCGGACAACTTGTTTGACAAACACCGTGAGGTAGTGATCCGATGGCTGACGAGCATGGCCAACCCTGATCGCCCTGAATTTATCTTGGCTAAACACCCTATGGACGCAGGGAAGCAACCGGCAAGGAAGAGGACCCGATCGACATCCTCACAAGACGAGTCCAGAGATTGAGCAAGAACCCAGTCCACCGATAGACTGGAAACTTCGAGGGCGAGAGGGCTGATTTAGGGCGAGTCCGGCCATGAAACTAAAACGACACAAACTATATCCGTGGCATATCTTTTTATGTCCGATAATGCAAACTTATTGGACATAGTTGAGAACTGCAAGGCGAGGCGGTTATCATGCTATTTACTGGCGATAAGCGCCGTCTTGAGTTAGGCTTCGGATATGACATCCAAGCTGAACATGCGTGAAAGTGTTGCAGAAACATTATCCCAGATGCCGTCTTGGGTCACGTCTGCACGCGCACAGGTCGTTGAAGATGTGGCGTTTTTATCAGGCGCCGCACTCGCAACACTGCTGTCGTTGTGCCCTAATTAATCAGAATTGGGCGTAAAAAAGTCATTTGTTTTCAAAGCGGAGTTGTCCCCTTATTTACCGTACTGCACCCTTAATTCCAATACTGTACCCTTAATTGGCATACGGTCGAAATTGTGGATAAGTTTTGGTAATTGACGGAAAAAGAAGATTGCGAGCAATGAAAAGATCGCAGAGAGAAGTGCTGCAGATAAGGGCAGATGGTGTAGAAAATCGAGATCTAGAGGGCGTGAGATTACGTCGATAATCGTCGAGCTTAGCCTGTGGATATATTGTAATTAAGGGTACAAAAATGCCCAAAATCTTGGCGAATCCGTAGAATCTGATTAATTAGGGTACAATGACAATGACAATGGCCATGTCGACATGGATTCCAACCTGGTCGAAAATGCGATCAGAAGCTCAGCCATGACACGTCGCAATACACTTTTTGCAGGTCACGATGACGGCGCCCGGTGTTGGGCACGCTTCGCCAGCCTGATCGGAACCTGTCGCATGAACGGCGTCGAGCCCTATGCCTACCTGCGCGATCTGTACACAAAGCTGGCCAATGGGCATCTCGAAAAGGACATCAACGCTTTGATGCCCTGGGCTCATGCCGTCGCCACGCCCTCAGAAATAAGCTCGCCCGGGACTCCCTGACGTGCGCGCAAACGCACCACACCGAACAATGTCAATCGGCCAAGGCTGAAAACATCAATGGGACGGGGACTGCGCTTACAGTTTATCAGAGCATCCTCACCAAATACATGGCGATCCTCACCGAGGGCCTCGCCTTCCATGAGCGACAAGACCCACTGGCTAGACGCCCTGGCGCGCGAGGCCGAAAAGCCAAGCGGCCAGGCCACAATCTTCTGGTCCGCTTGCGCGACTACCGTGATGACGTCCTAAGGTTCCTTACGGACTTCACAGTTCCCTTCACCGTAAGCATCAAGGGAACCCCCTCTGTTTAGGCCCGGTTTGATCTGGGATTATTGCGCGAAGCTGGCATTTGGCTGGCGTAATGTGTTTGGATTTCATGATGAGCAAAGGGCAGCGGAGACGTAATCATCAGCACGGGGCGTGATTAAGTAGCGTCTTTTGCCTCAGCTTCGGCGTCCCGAGCGTTGATCATATCCTGATAGGCCCATGGCAGGAGGTCATGGATCCGATTGACGGGATGATCCTGGATGCGTTCGAGGACCCAAGCCAACCATGCTTCGGGGTTTACCTTGTTCATCTTGGCGGTTTCGATGAGGGTGTAGGCGATGGCTGCGGATTTACCGCCTGCTTCTGAGCCCATGAACAGGTAGTTCTTGCGGCCCAGTGTGACGGGACGGACCGCGTTCTCGGCTGTGTTGTTGTCCAACTCAAGAAAACCGTTTTCAAGATAGGGCCGTGCCTTTGGCAGGCGCGCAAGCGCATATTTGATCGCCTTGGCCAGCGGCGTCTTACTGGAGATCTTGCCCAGTTGTTCTTTAAGCCAGACCTCCAGGTCGTCAAAGATCGGTTTGGCGTATTCCTGGCGCAAGGCCACGCGTTCAGATGCTGGCAGGAACCGCGCTTGTGTCTCAACATCATAGAGCTTGTTGATCCGCAAGACGGCTTCGCCCGCCACAGGCAGCTTGGTGCTTTCATAAAGGTCAAAGAACTCACGCCGTACATGCGCAATACAGGCCATCTCCTTGACCCGCCCCGTGCGGTAGGCGTCATTATACCCAGCATAGGCATCCGCATGGGCAAAGCCTTCATAGGATTCCAAATGTTTACTAGGATGTTCGGCCCCTCGGCTGGTGGAGAACTGGTACCACACCGCAGGTGGTGCTCCGCTGGCCCAAGTATTTTCTTTTCGGGCGTAGACCCAGAGCCGCGCCGTTTTCGTCTTGTTTTTGCCACACACCTTGCCTTTTTGGAGCAATTTAACCGTTGTATCGTCCATGAAGATTGCCTGTGCCTCAAACACGTGATCGCGGATCGCATCTGAGACGCGCTCGATCAGTTTGGTGCATTTACCGACCCAACCCGCCATGAGCGAACCGCTCAGATCAGGGGATGTCCCGTACGATGTTGAAAATCGGGCGAGTGGCGCTGCTTGATTGATGGTTAGGCGACGTCCTTGATTTGGTCAAGCGTTACGGTATTGCGATGATCTAGCAAAGCTTGCTTGAGAATGGGGAGTTGCTTGTAGGCCTTTAGGCGGCGGAAGCCTTTCGCGGCTTCCAGCATACCAGCCCCTGTCCAGCGCAGCGCCATTTTTGCATCGCGCCAGCGTTTGACGTTTCGACAGACCTGTCGGATCACGCTGTTCATAGATTCAATGATGTTGGTGCTGGCCAATGAGCGTCTCAATTCCACAGGTAGCCCCAACCTAACAACAGTTAGAATTTCGTCTAGGCCCTCAAGGATCGACTTTGAAACGTCCGGAGCCTCAAGCTCTAGTCGCTGGGCAAGATTCCGCATCAACCGCTCGGCTTTGTCGGCATCATCAAGCTCCCATGCTTGCTTCAGCGCGCGGCGTACGGAGGCGTGCAGCTTTGGAGGAAGCCTGTCAGTTATGTTGCGGGCCTTGTGTATCTGGCATCTTTGGATGGGAATATCGGCACCAAATGTGCGCCGAATTGCCTTGGTCAGTGCCTTAGCCCCATCTACGATGAACAAATAGCAGCCCGCTGGATCGAGCCCACGCTCTATCAGATTGTCCAAAAGCGCCTGAACCGTCGCGGCGTTCTCGGTCGCCCCTTCAATGACGCCCAGAGGGTGCTTTTCGCCTGAAACCTCCACACCCACGGCCGCAAGCACCAACAAATGATCGTCCAAATGCAGCCCGTCGATCTGGATCGCTACAAGGTCAAGCTCCGATAGATCAGATGACATCCACTCATCCAGGCGCGCTTGGGTGAGTGCTTTGAAGCGACGCGAAACTGCTGACCTGGACAGCCCGCTCCCTGCCTTATTAGGCACCTTCGCTTCGGGCAGCCGTACAGCTCGGTCATACTTACGGGTGGAAACATTCATCAACATTAGGCTCATTGCCCATTGTTCAAGGAAGCCACCCGAGGAGGCCTCTTCCCAGCTCGGCAGGACAATCTCTTTACCGGTCACTTTATCGCGCACACGGGCGCGCTCCAGCTCAATCTTCCCACCATGGAACCCAACCTGACCTTTCGCGGTGCCCCATCTGTGGCCAGGCTTGTCAGTGCAATGCTCGTATCGGCCACCCGCCAGCGTATCTGCGTCCTCACCAAACATCTGAACCAGACTGGCGACGCCCGCCGTCAGGCAGAACTGCTCGAAGCTCTCGCCAACTTTGTCCCAGGCTGTTTCCACGAGTTGATGAACATTCGACGCGCTGGCAAGTCCAGCGCTTGCTGTGATAGTCTTCTTCATGGTGTTGCTTCCTTTTGCGATTAAACACCCAGAGCCTACGGCTCAGGGGAAGCAACGCCACCCTAAATTAAAATTTCAACATTCTTCGGGACATTCCCCAGATCAATGCCTTCATTGGAAAACATCTGGCTCTGGCGATACAGCGGCAGGTGATAGCCGTATTTGCAGCACAGGATGTGGGCCATCAGCGCGGGGCCGACAAAGCTCTTTGGAATGGGGCGGCTTGGCATCTCGGCTTGGACGACTGCTTCGCAGCAGGTGAAGGCGAGACGCGGGCGGATGATCTGGTTCACAATGTAATGGCCGGGCACATATTCCAGCTCTTCCATGACATCAGCGCCCAGCTCTTTGAAGCCGCCGCCGCACTCGGTGCAGGCGTCACTGGGCATGATCCGCGTCTCAACACGCTTGAGCTCTTTTGGGAACGGCTTGCGCACGCGTGGTGTGCGCGGCGGCTTGGCTTCAGCGTCAGAGGCGTTCGCGTCGTCCTCGGTTGTCTCTGACGCTTGTGCAATCTCATGCTCTTCGAGGATCAGTTCCAGCGTCAGTTGTGCGCTGCTTTCTGAGCGCGATCCAAAGCGGTGTTTTTTGTGACCGTGGAGTTGCAAGCGCAGATCGGCGATAGTTAGGTCGCGGTTTTGGATGGTCATTGCGTAGGTCGTACGTTCTGCCTTCATATCTGACTTCAGCCCTGCAATCTCCACCGCCTGTGCGGCAACAAATGCCTGCACCTCAGGGGGCAAATTAGTCAGATTTGG encodes:
- a CDS encoding IS66 family transposase zinc-finger binding domain-containing protein — translated: MSEALPNLTNLPPEVQAFVAAQAVEIAGLKSDMKAERTTYAMTIQNRDLTIADLRLQLHGHKKHRFGSRSESSAQLTLELILEEHEIAQASETTEDDANASDAEAKPPRTPRVRKPFPKELKRVETRIMPSDACTECGGGFKELGADVMEELEYVPGHYIVNQIIRPRLAFTCCEAVVQAEMPSRPIPKSFVGPALMAHILCCKYGYHLPLYRQSQMFSNEGIDLGNVPKNVEILI
- the tnpC gene encoding IS66 family transposase; protein product: MNQAAPLARFSTSYGTSPDLSGSLMAGWVGKCTKLIERVSDAIRDHVFEAQAIFMDDTTVKLLQKGKVCGKNKTKTARLWVYARKENTWASGAPPAVWYQFSTSRGAEHPSKHLESYEGFAHADAYAGYNDAYRTGRVKEMACIAHVRREFFDLYESTKLPVAGEAVLRINKLYDVETQARFLPASERVALRQEYAKPIFDDLEVWLKEQLGKISSKTPLAKAIKYALARLPKARPYLENGFLELDNNTAENAVRPVTLGRKNYLFMGSEAGGKSAAIAYTLIETAKMNKVNPEAWLAWVLERIQDHPVNRIHDLLPWAYQDMINARDAEAEAKDAT
- a CDS encoding IS256-like element ISOan3 family transposase, with the protein product MKKTITASAGLASASNVHQLVETAWDKVGESFEQFCLTAGVASLVQMFGEDADTLAGGRYEHCTDKPGHRWGTAKGQVGFHGGKIELERARVRDKVTGKEIVLPSWEEASSGGFLEQWAMSLMLMNVSTRKYDRAVRLPEAKVPNKAGSGLSRSAVSRRFKALTQARLDEWMSSDLSELDLVAIQIDGLHLDDHLLVLAAVGVEVSGEKHPLGVIEGATENAATVQALLDNLIERGLDPAGCYLFIVDGAKALTKAIRRTFGADIPIQRCQIHKARNITDRLPPKLHASVRRALKQAWELDDADKAERLMRNLAQRLELEAPDVSKSILEGLDEILTVVRLGLPVELRRSLASTNIIESMNSVIRQVCRNVKRWRDAKMALRWTGAGMLEAAKGFRRLKAYKQLPILKQALLDHRNTVTLDQIKDVA